The following coding sequences are from one Eucalyptus grandis isolate ANBG69807.140 chromosome 11, ASM1654582v1, whole genome shotgun sequence window:
- the LOC104426227 gene encoding LOW QUALITY PROTEIN: protein JOKA2 (The sequence of the model RefSeq protein was modified relative to this genomic sequence to represent the inferred CDS: deleted 2 bases in 1 codon) gives MGSTLVIKVNYENSLRRFNARVDENENLDLDMVGLKAKILSLFSFPPDADLTLTYVDEDGDVVTLVEDNDLRDVMRQHLKFLRINVSVNGEKSGRSYARSSGSSTPLRSPLGQQPLPDINAIVAEALKTVPDPIREAVSKLSLELASRAASSSLTISDFIDSFTKLGQSYLNTGFQPQVGGNAGGVNGASATTSMAADTDVVKEESMRDVMPNSNFGHSSSKDSKDVDDGGVNEGRVVSAAPAHVPVDLNADLSGESNISGGEMKVEGHKILVGKTKDELPLKEIERLDDQIKNQIIYPFFGKTKVEDHQILVGKTEDEVWKGLQRVKDKIKDQVSGLSVGKTKVVWERENSSKDQVSCLSDGKTKVAWENSSGRKTPAQLLKAIEKMNNHIKDQASPNLLPLEHPQAWRRIGFPNLIPGFTVSSYQPLMPFVSLNGVPVTPHVNTKVEVQNVSGGKTQAEVQTELQKNVDSISSVDQGASPAVANTTAMPKPAAVGHSFVDPFSGLPLADKWALAHGAFRHPQPFKRSSNYADAMGGIFHKGIRCDGCGVHPITGPRFKSKVKEDYDLCSICFSEMGNVADYIRIDRPAMYGSYRLPRPFKGFYDLHHWEAAPSTFPHPVRGCGGKSGKPKLDSRFVSDVTVMDGTVMAPSTPFTKIWRMRNSGNFVWHQGTQLFRIGGDNFSDTNAVEIEVPAQGVPVDGELDIAVDFKAPVAAGRYISYWRMASSSGHKFGQRVWVLIQVDDSQKDAFCDSLQGLNLNLPAESDESKLSGILDMNVPPAVVSDFFGNDNSNTVTEPVQPMVEQELNFPINDNLLVGQRVSASAPPEDSGPVSYPVVEVEPPEAVPAATAAAVPPPVIASSSAPSQAIGSDTEVVEQSLLKELEEMGFKQVDLNKEVLRMNAYNLELSVDDLCDVAEWDPILGELQEMGFCDKEMNKKLLKKNNGSIKRVVMDLLTGEKA, from the exons ATGGGGTCTACTCTCGTGATCAAG GTCAATTATGAAAATTCTCTGAGGCGCTTCAATGCACGCGTGGATGAAAATGAGAACTTGGATCTCGACATGGTTGGCCTGAAGGCCAAGATCCTCAGTCTGTTCAGTTTCCCTCCCGATGCTGATCTGACTCTGACCTATGTTGACGAGGATGGTGATGTAGTGACTCTCGTCGAAGATAATGATCTGCGCGATGTAATGAGGCAACACCTGAAATTCCTTAGGATTAATGTATCTGTGAATGGTGAGAAAAGTGGCAGATCATATGCTAGGTCGAGTggaagttctaccccactaagatcCCCTCTGGGCCAGCAACCGTTGCCTGACATCAATGCCATTGTTGCTGAAGCTCTAAAAACTGTGCCAGACCCAATTCGTGAAGCAGTTTCGAAACTATCGCTGGAGCTGGCTTCTAGAGCTGCCTCCTCTAGTCTGACAATTTCAGACTTCATTGACAGTTTTACGAAGTTGGGTCAATCTTATCTGAATACAGGCTTTCAGCCTCAGGTTGGTGGCAACGCGGGTGGTGTTAATGGTGCCTCTGCAACCACATCAATGGCAGCTGATACTGATGTTGTGAAGGAGGAAAGCATGCGTGATGTGATGCCAAACTCTAATTTTGGACACTCATCATCCAAGGATTCCAAGGATGTGGATGATGGAGGTGTTAATGAAGGCAGGGTTGTGTCTGCTGCTCCAGCACATGTACCTGTCGATCTTAATGCCGATCTCTCTGGGGAGTCGAACATTTCAGGTGGAGAGATGAAGGTCGAAGGCCATAAAATTTTAGTTGGAAAGACAAAAGATGAATTACCGCTGAAGGAAATCGAGAGACTGGATGATCAAATCAAGAATCAGATTATCTACCCATTCTTTGGGAAAACAAAGGTGGAAGACCATCAAATTTTAGTTGGAAAGACAGAAGATGAAGTGTGGAAGGGCTTGCAGAGAGTGAAGGATAAAATCAAGGATCAGGTTAGTGGCCTATCCGTTGGGAAAACAAAGGTGGTATGGGAGAGGGAGAACAGTTCAAAGGATCAGGTTAGCTGCCTATCCGATGGGAAAACAAAGGTGGCATGGGAGAACAGTTCAGGTCGGAAGACGCCTGCACAACTTTTGAAGgcaattgaaaaaatgaataaccATATCAAAGATCAAGCGAGCCCCAATCTCCTGCCGTTGGAGCATCCACAAGCATGGCGCAGAATC GGATTTCCTAATCTCATCCCTGGGTTTACAGTCAGCTCCTATCAACCACTAATGCCTTTTGTAAGTTTAAATGGTGTGCCTGTTACACCACATGTAAATACAAAGGTGGAAGTCCAGAACGTCTCGGGTGGGAAGACACAGGCTGAAGTTCAGACGGAACTTCAGAAAAATGTCGATTCCATTAGCAGTGTTGACCAGGGAGCATCCCCAGCTGTGGCAAACACTACAGCAATGCCAAAGCCTGCTGCTGTTGGTCATTCATTTGTTGACCCGTTTAGTGGATTGCCTCTTGCTGATAAGTGGGCTCTTGCCCATGGTGCTTTCCGACATCCACAACCATTTAAGAGAAGCTCCAACTATGCTGATGCCATGGGCGGTATATTCCACAAGGGCATTCGCTGTGACGGCTGTGGTGTTCATCCAATTACTGGACCTCGGTTCAAATCAAAAGT GAAGGAAGATTATGACCTTTGCAGCATCTGCTTCTCTGAAATGGGTAATGTTGCTGACTATATCCGGATAGACCGGCCAGCCATGTATGGATCCTATAGACTACCAAGGCCTTTCAAAGGATTTTATGATCTG CATCATTGGGAGGCGGCTCCTTCAACATTCCCCCATCCGGTGAGAGGCTGCGGAGGAAAGTCTGGTAAGCCTAAGCTGGATAGTCGCTTCGTCTCGGATGTCACTGTGATGGATGGCACTGTGATGGCACCATCGACGCCCTTCACTAAGATATGGCGTATGCGCAATAGTGGAAATTTTGTTTGGCATCAGGGAACACAACTGTTCCGGATTGGAGGAGACAATTTCAGTGACACTAATGCAGTGGAAATTGAG gTCCCTGCTCAAGGTGTGCCAGTAGATGGGGAGCTTGACATTGCTGTTGATTTTAAGGCACCAGTTGCAGCTGGTCGGTACATTTCCTACTGGAGGATGGCATCTTCTTCAGGACATAAGTTTGGCCAGCGTGTTTGGGTTCTGATTCAG GTTGATGATTCCCAGAAGGATGCATTCTGTGATAGCCTCCAGGGTTTGAACCTGAATTTGCCTGCAGAAAGTGATGAGTCTAAACTCTCTGGAATCTTAGACATGAATGTCCCACCTGCTGTAGTTTCTGACTTCTTTGGAAATGACAACTCCAACACGGTCACTGAACCAGTTCAGCCGATGGTTGAGCAGGAGCTCAATTTTCCCATAAATGACAATTTGCTGGTTGGCCAACGTGTATCAGCCTCTGCTCCTCCCGAGGACTCTGGGCCCGTTTCGTACCCTGTAGTGGAAGTCGAGCCACCTGAAGCAGTTCCTGCCGCAACTGCTGCAGCGGTGCCTCCTCCTGTCATTGCTTCTTCATCTGCACCGTCTCAAGCCATCGGCAGCGACACAGAGGTGGTGGAACAGTCACTCCTGAAGGAGCTGGAGGAGATGGGCTTTAAGCAGGTGGACTTGAACAAGGAGGTACTGAGGATGAACGCCTACAACTTGGAGTTGTCAGTGGATGATCTCTGCGATGTTGCTGAATGGGATCCTATACTTGGAGAGTTGCAGGAGATG GGCTTCTGTGACAAGGAGATGAAcaagaagctgctgaagaagaACAATGGGAGCATCAAGCGCGTGGTCATGGATCTTCTTACTGGGGAGAAGGCTTGA
- the LOC104426228 gene encoding uncharacterized protein LOC104426228 — MLQFPGFMTQFPESTRMIPSSFLLPSQWPQPQNEELLLALEESDFEDKCNEIRKLNSNLVVIGKSAADIDKDAEEEDADDDDPDNADESEGDEFEQETV; from the exons ATGTTGCAGTTTCCGGGGTTCATGACGCAGTTCCCGGAATCGACGAGGATGATTCCGTCGTCGTTTCTGCTGCCGTCGCAGTGGCCTCAGCCCCAGAACGAGGAGCTCCTGCTCGCCCTGGAGGAGTCCGATTTCGAAGACAAG TGTAATGAAATCAGAAAATTGAATAGCAACCTTGTTGTGATCGGGAAAAGTGCTGCTGACATCGATaaagatgcagaggaggaagatgCCGATGATGATGACCCAGACAATGCTGATGAGTCTGAAGGTGACGAATTTGAACAGGAAACTGTGTGA
- the LOC104426229 gene encoding uncharacterized protein LOC104426229: protein MVTEPSDSSKTSSTLKFLCSYGGKIALRKSDGELRYVGGFTRILSVDRSTSYAELMVKLMEFCGFSVALRCALPDGDLETLISVKSDEDLANLIAEYDGASLASPSPKKIRAVLSPPESLKVVSPPASFTSSFDHSARSSPTHAAAAGGRWRTGSRSPPLRHRPQVRAGELRSYPCYLEPRKVWAGGHCCKYCH, encoded by the exons ATGGTGACAGAACCTTCGGATTCGAGCAAGACGTCGAGCACTCTGAAGTTCCTCTGCAGCTACGGCGGCAAGATCGCGCTCCGCAAGTCCGACGGCGAGCTCCGCTACGTCGGCGGCTTCACCCGGATCCTCTCCGTCGACCGCTCCACATCCTACGCAG AGCTGATGGTGAAGCTGATGGAGTTCTGCGGGTTCTCCGTCGCGCTGAGGTGCGCGCTGCCGGACGGCGACCTGGAGACTCTGATCTCCGTGAAGTCCGACGAGGACCTGGCCAACTTGATCGCGGAGTACGACGGGGCTTCCCTCGCCTCGCCTTCGCCCAAGAAGATCAGAGCCGTCCTGTCCCCGCCGGAGTCGCTCAAGGTCGTGTCCCCGCCCGCGTCATTCACGTCCAGCTTCGACCACTCCGCCCGCAGCTCCCCGACGCACGCGGCCGCCGCCGGTGGCCGCTGGCGCACCGGGAGCCGGTCCCCGCCGCTCCGTCATCGTCCCCAGGTCAGGGCGGGGGAGCTGCGAAGCTACCCCTGCTACCTCGAGCCGAGGAAGGTCTGGGCGGGCGGCCATTGCTGCAAGTACTGCCACTGA